CTTCATTGCCTTGTACCGCGGTCGGATAGATCACGACTTTTAAACTCGGATCGCGACGTTGTAAAATGCGCAAAATATCTTGCAGCGCCGCACCGGTTTTGGAGGTAATAATGCCCACCGCTTTGCAAAAGTGCGGTAGATTTTTTTTCAGATTTTGTGCAAATAATCCCTCTGCCGCCAGCTTCATTTTGAGCTGCTCAAATTGTTGTTGCAGCAAGCCCTCGCCAGCAGGATGCATGGTTTCAATGATTAATTGATAATCGCCACGCGGTTCATAAAGGCTCACCGATGCTCGCACCAAAATTTGCATGCCATTTTGCGGTTTAAACCCAACCCGCATATTTTTCATGCGAAACATGGCGCAACGTACCTGTGCATTTTCGTCTTTTAAGGTCAAATACCAATGTCCGGACACCGGTTGGGTTAAATTGGAAATCTCGCCCGTCAGCCACACCACGCCCAACTGCCCCTCCAATAATTGGCGCACAGAAGCGTTTAGCTGGGAAACGGAATAAATCTTATCGTTCATCATTAATCCAATAATACCCAACCATCATCAATCCAATTGCAAATACTATCAAGCAACAAATCTAAAACCGTTTCCTGATCGTCGCTTTGTTCCGTTAATGCTAATAAATCGGCGTAAACCACGCATTCGCCATCAGCCAAACGTTTTAATAATTGACTTTCCAAAGGGGTTAATTCATCCAACCATTCACCGTTAGCATAAATTTGCAATGGATTTTCTAAATACAACAATTTGCAATTATTATCTTGCGTCAATTGCCCATTTTCTTCGGCTAAAATTGATCGCACTTCGTCCAAATCCATCATCTCCTCGGTCGGTAAAATGTCGTAACGTCGGGTGCTTGCCGCCGCGGCAACCGCTTGTTCAAATAAACGATCAAATTCGGGCGAGGTGGCGAGTTTTTCCAACAATTGCACTTTCATTTGTTGCACCATGGAACGATCCAATTTGCCACAGGCTTGCACATCCGGGCGCAGGCGCAGTGGCAAAGTAAATTCGGTTAAATCAATGTCCGGATTTTGGTGGCAAAAACCTTTTTGTACTTTTTCCAATAAATCGCTTAAATTCGGGTAACGCAAACCGAAAGAAAACGTCAAACAATCATCTTGCGCCACGCCATAATGCGACAGACGGGATGGCACATACAAAATATCGCCGGGCGCCATCACTTCATCAAAAATCAAATCGCCCATGTCGTCGAAAATGCGGATCGGCTGATTGGGCTTAAAGGCGGTACTCGGATCGCACCATTTGCCTAACTGCCAACGTCGATGCCCATAACCTTGCACCAAAAAAACATCATATTCATCATAATGTTTACCTACGGAGCCACCTTTCGGCGCATATGACACCATAATATCATCGCGCTGCCATTGCGGAATAAACCCAAATTGAGACCATAATTGCCCCAATTCAACTGACCATTGCTCTAAATTTTGCACCAATACGGACCATTTTTCTGGCAAATCGGCAAAATCCGCTTCACTTAACGGGCTGCGTTTAAGCTGCCAATCGTCCTCCGAATATTGTTTCACCAAACGCGCGGTGGCATCTTCATTTTGTGCAAGTTCAATAATATCTGCCGGCTCAAATTGCCCGACAATTTGTGGCAACCCGTTACGAATTAACAAGGGCTTCTTTTGCCAATATTCACGCAAAAATACGTCGGCGCTGATATGTTCAGGTAAACAAAACTTAGTCATCGGCTTGCTCCTTTTGTTGTTTTTTCAAGGCTTTTTCCGCCTCTTTTTTCAATTGTGCTTCTTTTTGTTGTTGTTCGGCACGTTTTCGACGAATTTCTTTCGGATCGGCGAGTAATGGACGGTAAATTTCAATACGATCGCCATCGTGCAATTGATCGGTTAATTTTGCCGGTCGGCTGAAAATGCCCACTTTATTTTCACGCAAATCAATTTCAGTAAATTGTTGTAAAATACCGGATTGCAGAATTGCCGCTTGGATCACGGTTCCATCCTCCACCGCCATTTTTTTCAAAAAATAACGTTGTGGCAAGGCATAGGCAATTTCGATATTAATAAGCGCCACGATAAACCTCCTTTGCGCGTTGTTTAAAAGCATCCACCATTTTACCGGTTAAATGGGTAAAAATTTGTCCGAAAGCAAAGGCAATAACCGGATTGGAAAATTCAAACGATAAATCTAAGGAGATGATACTGGATTGTTCATCCACTTCTTCAAAGCGCCATTCGCCCTGTAAAAATTTAAATGGTCCTTCGACCAATTGCATTTTGATGGAATGATAGGGTTGCATTTGGTTACGGGTGGTAAATTTTTGACTGATGCCGGCTTTGCTGATGACCAATTCGGCAGTTAGTCGTTGTGCCTCGCGCGTCAGTGTACGCCCGGCGACGCAGCCCGGCACAAACTCGGAATAACGTTCATAATCATTGACTAAGTCATACATTTGCTCGGCGCTATACGCCACTAAAGCCCGTTGATTTACTGTTGGCATTGCGAATAAGCCTTATTTTAAACTGAAATTTTGTGTATTATAGCGGAAAAGTGCGGTCAAAATAAGGGAAGAAATATGAATTGGATATGGTTTGCGGTCGGTTCGGCATTTTTCGCCGGCTTAACCGCTATTTTAGCTAAACTTGGCGTGGAAGGTATTAACAGTAATCTTGCTACCTTTATCCGCACGATCGTGGTACTGCTCGTTACCGGCGGGATCATTTCTTGGCGCCATGAATGGCATCTGCCCGCCCATATCGCGGCTAAACCCTTAACGTTTCTGTTACTCTCCGGTATCGCCACGGGGCTTTCTTGGCTTTGCTATTATCGCGCCTTGCAATTAGCGCCCGCCTCTTGGGTAGCGCCCATTGATAAATTAAGTGTGGTCATTGCCATTGCACTCGGCGTACTAATCTTGGACGAACCGGTCAGCCTAAAATTATTGATCGGAGCGGGCTTGATTTTAGCTGGTGTGTTCGTTTTGGCGTGGTGATCCGCAAGAAAAGCCGGTTGTCCACGCGTTATCATTTGAGCTGGTGACATATTTCCGCTACAATATTGCACCTTTTTATCTTCGGAATATCGTGATATGTCAGAAATTAAATTAATTGTCGGCTTGGGCAATCCCGGTGAAAAATATGCTCAAACCCGCCATAACGCCGGCGAATGGTTGCTTGAACGCCTTGCCCGTCAATTTAATTTGAATTTTAAAGAAGAAAGCAAATTCTTTGGCAAAACCGCGCGCGCGGTGATTAATGGTAATGAAGTCCGTTTTTTAATTCCGACCACCTTTATGAATTTAAGCGGCAAAGCAGTGGGCGCGATGGCAACCTTTTATCGTATTTCCCCCGAGCAAATCTTAGTCGTACATGATGAATTGGATTTGCCGCCCGGTGTGGCTAAAATCAAATTAGGCGGCGGACATGGGGGGCATAACGGATTGCGCGACAGCATTGCGCAACTTGCCAACAATAAAAATTTTTACCGTTTAAGAATTGGTATCGGTCACCCGGGTGATAAAAATCTGGTGGCGGCTTATGTATTAGGCAAACCCTCGCCAAGCGATGGGCAGTTAATTGATAAAGCCTTGGATGAAGCAGCGGTTTGTGTTGAGGTGTTACTCAAAGAGGGGATCACCAAAGCCACTAATCGTTTAAACAGTTTTAAAGCATAGCAAATAGCAAAAGGAAAAAATTATGGGATTTAAATGTGGTATCGTGGGCTTACCTAACGTAGGCAAATCGACCCTTTTTAATGCACTCACCAAAGCCGGTATCGAAGCGGCAAACTATCCGTTCTGTACCATTGAACCTAACACCGGCGTTGTTCCGATGCCGGATCCGCGATTAGATACGTTGGCGGAAATTGTTAAACCAGAACGTGTTTTACCAACCACAATGGAATTTGTGGATATTGCGGGTCTAGTTGCCGGCGCCAGTAAAGGCGAAGGCTTGGGCAATAAATTTTTAGCCAATATTCGTGAAACGGATGCGATTGGTCATGTGGTTCGTTGTTTTGAAAATGATGATATTGTTCACGTTGCCGGTAAAATCGATCCCGCCGAAGATATTGATACCATCAATACTGAATTGGCACTTGCCGACTTAGACAGTTGTGAACGTGCTATTCAACGTTTGCAAAAACGCGCTAAAGGCGGCGATAAAGACGCAAAATTTGAACTTTCAGTGATGGAAAAAATCTTGCCTGTACTAGAAAATGCCGGCATGATTCGCTCTATCGGGTTGGATAAAGAAGAATTGCAAGCGATCAAAAGCTATAACTTTTTAACCTTAAAACCAACGATGTACATTGCTAACGTCAATGAAGACGGTTTTGAAAATAACCCGTATTTGGATTTAGTACGCGCTATCGCGGAAAAAGAAGGCGCGGTAGTCGTCCCAGTTTGTGCCGCTATCGAAGCGGAAATTGCCGAATTGGATGATGATGAAAAAGTGGAATTTTTGCAAGATTTAGGCATTGAAGAACCCGGGTTAAACCGTGTCATTCGCGCGGGCTACGCGTTGTTAAATTTACAAACTTACTTTACCGCAGGCGTTAAAGAAGTGCGCGCATGGACAGTTTCCGTCGGCGCAACCGCACCAAAAGCTGCCGCGGTTATCCATACCGATTTTGAAAAAGGCTTTATTCGTGCCGAGGTAATCGCCTATGAAGATTTTATCCAGTACAAAGGCGAAAACGGTGCTAAAGAAGCTGGAAAATGGCGTTTGGAAGGTAAAGATTATGTGGTTCAAGACGGTGATGTCATGCATTTCCGTTTTAATGTGTAATTCATTTAAGCAAATGCACTAAGTTATCACGATTTATTCTTAAAAACGTTGAAAAATCCTACCGCACTTTCTTTAAAGTGCGGTTATTTTTTTATAAAATCAAAAGAATTCAATTTTATGCTAAGGCGAAAAAACAAAAAAACTTTTTCGCTTTTTTAATTATCAAAAAGAAGGAAAAATAATGACAATCACAATCCTTGATGGCGGGATGAGCCGAGAGCTAATGCGTTTAAATGCACCTTTTCGTCAACCGGAATGGTCAGCGTTATCGCTTTATGAAAAACCAAGTGCGGTACAGCAAGTACACGAAGAATTTATTCAACATGGCGCAGAGGTGATCACCACCAATAGCTATGCGGTAGTGCCTTTTCATATCGGCGAACAACGCTTTACCGCTGATGGAAAAACACTGGCGGATCTTGCCGGACGTTTGGCGAAAAGTGCGGTGCAAAATAGCGGCAAATCCGTCAAAATTGCCGGTTCTTTACCGCCGCTTTTCGGCTCTTATCGTCCGGATTTATTCGATGCTAAACGGGTGAAAGAAATTGCGCAACCGATTATTGACGGACTGGCGCCTTATGTGGATTTTTGGTTATGTGAAACGCAAAGCGCGATCATTGAGCCGCAATCGATTAAACCATTGTTGCCGGATAATCGTCCGCTTTGGGTGTCTTTTACGCTCACCGATGATGAACCGACGCCGCAACCGCAATTACGTTCTGGCGAAAGCGTAAAAAGTGCGGTGGAAAAAATGATCGAATTGGGCGTTGAAGCAATTTTGTTTAATTGTTGCCAACCGGAAGTCATTGAGCAAGCCTTGCAAGTGACACAAGCCACCTTAGCTGAACACCAAGCGCAGCATATCCGTACCGGCGCTTACGCCAACGCCTTTGCGCCCCAAGCCAAAGATGCGACCGCCAATGACGGATTGGATGAAGTGCGCCAAGATTTGGATCCAGAAAGTTATTTACGATGGGCGAAAAAATGGGTGAACTGCGGTGCGACTATTGTCGGCGGCTGCTGCGGGATCGGCGTGGAATATATTCAACATTTATCGACGCATTTAAAATAACCGGCAACATTAAGGATTGTTATGTCAAATAAAAAAATTGGTCTTATTTCGCTTACCGCGCTGGTATTAAGCTCCATGATCGGATCGGGCATTTTCAGTTTGCCACAAAATATGGCAGCTGTTGCCGGTTCCGAAGCCTTACTTATCGGCTGGACGATTACCGGCGTCGGTATTATTTTCCTTGGATTATCGTTTTTTTATATTTCGCGCCTAAAACCGGAGTTGGACGGTGGGATTTATACCTATGCTCGCGAAGGCTTTGGCGATTTGATGGGCTTTATGTCGGCGTGGGGTTATTGGCTTTGTGCAACCATTGGTATCGTCGGCTATTTAGTGGTCGCCTTTGAAGGTATTGGCACCTTTACCGACAGTGAAAATCAGGTGATTTTCGGGCAAGGTAATACCCTCGCGTCTTTTATCGGTTCCTCTATTATCGTGTGGTTGGTGCATATTTTGATCGCGCGCGGGGTCAAAGAGGCAGCGTCAGTTAATCTGATTGCGACCTTCGTTAAAGTCTTTCCGTTGGTGTTATTTATCGGTTTGGCATTGTGGTATTTTTCACCGCAAACCTTCAGCCAAGATCTGAAAGGCACCAGTTTAAATAATACCGTCACTGAACAAGTCAAAAACACCATGCTAATTACCCTTTGGGTATTTACTGGTGTGGAGGGCGCCTCCGTGCTATCTGCCCATGCGAAAAAGAAAAGTGATGTTGGGCTTGCAACGGTGTTGGGGATTTTGATCGCCTTAATTCTTTATGTCGCGATTACGGTCTTATCTTTAGGGATTTTGCCACGCGAAGTGATCGCGGAAATGTCCAATCCCTCCATGGCAGGTTTATTGGAACAGATGATGGGAGCTAGCGGAAAAATCATCATCACCCTTTGCTTGATTGTCTCCGTACTCGCCTCTTATATTAGCTGGACGATGTATTGTTCCGAAGTGCCTTATCGCGGTGCAAAAAATGGCGCATTCCCGCAGGTATTGAATAAACTGAACCGAAACAACGTGGCGATCAATTCCCTGTGGTTCACCGGAATTGTGGTACAACTTTGTTTATTCTTAGTATTGCTCACCGGCAAAAGCTACGAAACCTTGTTGCTTATTTCCACTTCCATGATCTTGGTACCTTACTTGCTAATCGCGGCTTATTTACTTAAATTAGCCATTGTGCAAAACGCAGCGTGGCATATTAAACTCACCGGTTTTCTAGCCACATTGTATGGATTATGGATTCTATACGCCACCGGACTGGATTATTTATTGCTTTCCGTGTTGCTTTATGTCCCGGGAATTGGACTTTTCCTTTATTCTCGTTACCAATTTTTAGGCAAAAAATTGCAACTCAATCAATGGGAAAAAGGGATCCTCTTGTTTATCGGCGTACTTTTTATTTGGGCGGTTTATCACGGTATCAATAATATGGATTGGAGTTAATCCCCTCCTTTGTATCCCGATTGTTAAGCAAAGTGCGGTCAAAAGCACCGCACTTTTTTATTGTTCGCTGACAGAGTTTTTTCGCAAGCTAGCAGTTTGACAGGAAAAGAACCGCAGAGCGGGGAACCCCATCTAAAGATAACCAATTTAGCTCAAGGCTTTTTCTAAACGCTGTAAACCAAGATCTAATTCTTCTTGGCTGATGTTTAAGGCTGGAGCGAAGCGGAGTACGTTGGGACCGGCAACTAAAATCATTAAGCCTTGATCAGCGGCTTTTTTGACAAATTCTGTGGCTTTTCCGTGGTATTTTTCCACTAGTTCTGCGCCGATCAATAATCCTTCGCCACGAATTTGGGTAAATATGGCATAACGCTGGTTGAGCTGGTGTAGCTTTTCAAGAAAATAAGCGGAAGTGCGGTGAATATTTTTTAAGAATTGTGGATCAGATAAAATATCTACCACTTTTCCGGCAACTGCACAGCCCAACGGATTACCGCCGAAAGTGGTTCCGTGGACACCCGGTGCAAAACTTTTGGCAATATGATCGGTGGTTAGCATCGCGCCGATAGGAAAACCGTTACCAAGCGCTTTGGCGGATGTCAAAATATCTGGGATAACGTTATATTTCATATAGGCGTATAAATAGCCGGTGCGAGATAATCCGGTTTGCACTTCGTCAAAAATTAGCAGCGCGTTGTATTGGTTACAAAGTTCGCGTAGCCCTTGTAAAAATTCCGCTTTTGCCGGAATGACGCCGCTTTCTCCTTGAATCGGTTCAATGATAATCGCGCAAGTATGATCATCAATGACAGCTTTGACTGCGTCAAGGTCGTTGAAAGGGACATGAACAATGTCCGCTGGTTTGGGACCGAAACCATCGGAGTATTTTGCTTGTCCGCCGACGCTGACGGTAAAGAGAGTGCGTCCGTGGAAACTTTGCTTGAAAGAAATGATTTTACTTTTTTGATAGCCAAAATGATCTACCGCGTAACGACGAGCGAGTTTTAGTGCCGCTTCATTGGCCTCTGCGCCGGAGTTGACGAACATGACACGATCGGCAAAGGTTTTTTCCGTTAATTTGCTTGCTAATGCCAAGACGGGCTCATTGGTAAACCAGTTGCTGGAATGCCATAACGATTGGCTTTGTTGTTGTAATACTGCCACAATTTCTTCGTGGCAATGTCCGAGAGCGTTAACCGCAATGCCGCTGGTAAAATCGATATATTCACGACCGTCTTGATCCCAAACGCGACAACCTTTGCCTTTAACCGGAATAAAATCCGCGGGTGCATAGTTTTGCACCATCACTTTTTCAAAAGTGCTTTTTGTGTACTGATGCATAATTTATCCTTTCATTCAGTATGATGTGGTTTATGCATCAGTATATACTCTTTGAATAATTAGTCAAATAAATGAATAAAAATTCAATTAATTGGTGCCGCCCACGGTGATTTTTTCAATTTTTAACGCCGGCTGACCTACGCCCACCGGTACGCTTTGTCCTTCTTTGCCGCAAACGCCAATGCCATGATCTAATTCTACTTCGTCTGCGACCATCGAAATATTTTGCATGACTTCAATACCGCTGCCGATAAGCGTTGCGCCTTTCACCGGCTTGGTAATTTTACCTTTTTCAATAAGGTAGGCTTCAGAGGTGGAGAAAACAAATTTGCCGGAAGTGATATCCACTTGACCGCCACCAAAGTGCGGTGCAAAAATGCCACGATCTACGGACGCGATCAAATCATCAAATTTACTTTTTCCCGCCAACATATAAGTATTGGTCATCCGCGGCATCGGCAAATGGGCATAAGATTCGCGACGTCCATTGCCGGTTGGTTGGGTTCCCATTAAGCGAGCATTCATTTTATCTTGCATATAACCTTGCAAAATTCCTTCTTTAATCAACGTGTTACATTGACTTGGTACGCCCTCATCGTCAATGGTGAGGGAACCACGTCGATTTGGCAGCGTCCCATCATCAACAATGGTACACAGCGGTGAGGTGACCAATTCGCCAATTTTTCCGCTGAATAATGAACTTTCTTTGCGGTTAAAATCGCCCTCTAAACCATGCCCAACTGCTTCATGCAATAAAACACCCGGCCAGCCCGCGCCTAATACCACCGGCATTAAACCGGCAGGAGTAGGCACTGCGCTAAGATTGACTAAGGCTTGACGCACTGCCTGTTTGGTAAAATAAACCGCTCTTATTTCGTTTTGATAAGGTTCAAAGAACCAATCTAAGCCAAAACGTCCCCCCAATCCGGCACCGCCGCGTTCTCGTTTTCCATCTTGTTCCACCAGTACGGAAATAGATAAACGCACTAACGGGCGAATATCGGCGGCTAGCGTACCATCGGTAGCAACGACTAAGACTTCTTCATATACGGAACTTACACTGGCAGAAACTTGAATCACTCGAGGATCTTCGGAACGTGCCACGTGATCTACTAAATGTAGCAATTCAATTTTTTTCTCTTTGCTTAAACTGTCTAGCGGGTTAATGGCTTGGTAGCGTAAGATGGGCTCTACTGGATTAAAAGCATTTGGCGTAATGATATTTCCTTGTTTGATTTGAGCAATACCTTTGACCGCATTGGCGCATTGTTTTAATCCTGCCAGTGTGATTTGATCAGAATAGGCAAAGCCCGTTTTTTCGCCGCTTACTGCGCGCACACCGACGCCACGATCAATATGAAATCCACCCTCTTTGATGATGCTATCTTCGAGTACCCAGTTTTCATCTTGGCTTAATTGAAAATAGAGATCGGCATAATCTAAATGCCGATGAGAAAGTTGATCGAAAATATTGGATAAATCCTGTAGCGCAAGTTGGCTCGGTGCGAGCAAAGATTGAGTTACTTTATTTAATAACATAGGGTTGTCTCGGAATACTGTCTTTGTTTAAATACGTAGAATCGCGTTAATTATTGGAAAGCGCTCCATCAATGATGGAGCAGAGTATAACATTGATTATAGGGATAAACTATCTTGTTAAAACATGAAAAAATTTGACCGCACTTTGGGGCAAATTACGCATGGATAATTTATCCGTACTAATTTGTTAGCGTCAATTTTGCCAAATGAGCAATGAGCCATTTAATCCCTTGCCCTTGGAAAGCAATTTGCAAACGGGTATTATTTTCCGCACCTTCGATATTGATAATTGTCCCTTGACCGAATTTTTCATGTTTGACTTTTTGCCCGACACGCCAGCCGCTATCCGATAACAAGGCTTCCTGTTTTAACTGTCCGACCATTGCCTGATTATAGGCGCGCGTCACGGTTCCTCGGATACGCACTTCGCGCACGCATTCTTTTGGTAATTCATTGAGAAATCGAGAAGGAAAGTGTCGTTCTTCTTTGGCGTATAAACGACGACTTTCGGCATAGCATAGGGTCAATTTTTGTTTGGCGCGTGTAATACCAACATAAGCCAAACGGCGTTCTTCTTCTAAACGTTCCATATCCATCATGGAGCGACTACTTGGAAAAATTTCTTCTTCCATTCCCACGATAAACACGCGTGGAAATTCCAGTCCTTTGGAGGAGTGCAACGTCATCATTTCGACATAAGATTGATGTGGTGAGGCTTGTTCTTCACCTGCCTCCAGCGAGGCGTGGGTTAAAAATGCTGTCAAGTCCGTCATCTCTTCGGCTTCGTCCGGTTTGATAAATTCTTTGGTCGCATTGACCAATTCTTCCAAGTTTTCAATGCGCACTTCACCTTTTTCGCCTTTCTCTTGTTGATACATCGTGTATAAACCGGAATGTTTGATCACAAAATCGGTTTGTTCAAACAGTGGCATTTCTTCCGTATCGTGATGCAAGGAATTGACTAGTTCAATAAAGCGCAACAGGGCGGTTGCGGAACGAGATGCCAGCATATTTTCTTGAATGGCAATGTGGGTCGCTTGCCATAATGTTAGTTGTCGCTCGCGGGCGATATTACGCAAAATATCTAAGGTACGATCGCCGATACTGCGTGCCGGCGTATTGACCACCCGTTCAAAAGCTGCGTCATCTTGTCGATTAGCGATTAAGCGTAAATAAGCCAGCGCATCTTTAATTTCTTGACGTTCAAAAAAGCGCATTCCGCCATAAATCCGATAGGGAATATTGGCGCGAATTAAGGCTTCTTCCAGTACGCGAGATTGACTGTTACTGCGATATAAAATCGCGCAGTCATCCAACTTTCCACCATCCTCAAGCCAACGGTTAATTTGACTGGCAACAAATAACGCCTCATCCAACTCATTAAACGCCGCATAAACATCAATTGGATCGCCTTGTTCGCCGGCAGTCCAAAGATTTTTCCCTAACCGATTGGAGTTATTGGCAATTAATTGGTTAGCACTTTGCAAAATATTACCGGTTGAACGGTAGTTTTGTTCCAAACGGATCGTTTGCGCTTGAGAAAAATCTTGTAGAAAACGATGGATATTTTTTATTTTCGCACCGCGCCAACCATAAATGGATTGATCATCATCGCCGACAATCATCACTTTGCCATGTTCACCTGCCAATAATTTAATCCATGCATATTGAATATTATTGGTATCTTGGAATTCGTCCACCAGAATATGCTGAAATCGTTGTTGATAACGTTGTAAAATCAACGGTTTTTTTAGAAATAATTCATAGGCTCGCAATAATAATTCGGCAAAATCCACCAAACCGGCACGATCGCAAGCATCTTGATAAATTTTATAAATTTTAATCCATTCCCGTTCTTCACGATCATTATTGTCATCAATTTGATGTGGGCGCAAACCTTCTTCTTTTTTATTATTAATGTACCAGCAGGCTTGTTTGTAAGGATAGATTTTTTCATCGTATTGATGCGATTTCATTAAACGTTTGACTAAACGGAGTTGATCTTCGCTGTCTAAAATTTGAAAATCTTGCGGCAATCCGGCATCTAGGTGATGCGCGCGTAATAGGCGATGGGCAATACTGTGGAAAGTGCCTACCCACATTCCGAATAAGCGTTGGGAAGAATATTTAGCGAGGGTGTTTTCTATACGAGAACGCATCTCGGCAGCCGCTTTGTTAGTAAAGGTTACTGCTAACATACTGC
This sequence is a window from [Pasteurella] mairii. Protein-coding genes within it:
- the tldD gene encoding protein TldD, giving the protein MLLNKVTQSLLAPSQLALQDLSNIFDQLSHRHLDYADLYFQLSQDENWVLEDSIIKEGGFHIDRGVGVRAVSGEKTGFAYSDQITLAGLKQCANAVKGIAQIKQGNIITPNAFNPVEPILRYQAINPLDSLSKEKKIELLHLVDHVARSEDPRVIQVSASVSSVYEEVLVVATDGTLAADIRPLVRLSISVLVEQDGKRERGGAGLGGRFGLDWFFEPYQNEIRAVYFTKQAVRQALVNLSAVPTPAGLMPVVLGAGWPGVLLHEAVGHGLEGDFNRKESSLFSGKIGELVTSPLCTIVDDGTLPNRRGSLTIDDEGVPSQCNTLIKEGILQGYMQDKMNARLMGTQPTGNGRRESYAHLPMPRMTNTYMLAGKSKFDDLIASVDRGIFAPHFGGGQVDITSGKFVFSTSEAYLIEKGKITKPVKGATLIGSGIEVMQNISMVADEVELDHGIGVCGKEGQSVPVGVGQPALKIEKITVGGTN
- the uvrD gene encoding DNA helicase II yields the protein MDISELLDGLNDKQREAVAAPLGNYLVLAGAGSGKTRVLTYRITWLVAVENISEGSMLAVTFTNKAAAEMRSRIENTLAKYSSQRLFGMWVGTFHSIAHRLLRAHHLDAGLPQDFQILDSEDQLRLVKRLMKSHQYDEKIYPYKQACWYINNKKEEGLRPHQIDDNNDREEREWIKIYKIYQDACDRAGLVDFAELLLRAYELFLKKPLILQRYQQRFQHILVDEFQDTNNIQYAWIKLLAGEHGKVMIVGDDDQSIYGWRGAKIKNIHRFLQDFSQAQTIRLEQNYRSTGNILQSANQLIANNSNRLGKNLWTAGEQGDPIDVYAAFNELDEALFVASQINRWLEDGGKLDDCAILYRSNSQSRVLEEALIRANIPYRIYGGMRFFERQEIKDALAYLRLIANRQDDAAFERVVNTPARSIGDRTLDILRNIARERQLTLWQATHIAIQENMLASRSATALLRFIELVNSLHHDTEEMPLFEQTDFVIKHSGLYTMYQQEKGEKGEVRIENLEELVNATKEFIKPDEAEEMTDLTAFLTHASLEAGEEQASPHQSYVEMMTLHSSKGLEFPRVFIVGMEEEIFPSSRSMMDMERLEEERRLAYVGITRAKQKLTLCYAESRRLYAKEERHFPSRFLNELPKECVREVRIRGTVTRAYNQAMVGQLKQEALLSDSGWRVGQKVKHEKFGQGTIINIEGAENNTRLQIAFQGQGIKWLIAHLAKLTLTN